One Anthonomus grandis grandis chromosome 15, icAntGran1.3, whole genome shotgun sequence DNA segment encodes these proteins:
- the LOC126744917 gene encoding eukaryotic translation initiation factor 5A codes for MADIEDTHFETGDSGASATYPMQCSALRKNGFVMLKGRPCKIVEMSTSKTGKHGHAKVHLVGIDIFSGKKYEDICPSTHNMDVPHVKREDYQLTDISDDGYLSLMSDNGEIREDLKVPDGEVGAQLRSEYDAGKDILCTVLKSCGEEVVIAVKTNTALDK; via the exons ATGGCGGATATTGAAGATACCCATTTCGAGACTGGAGACTCCGGGGCCTCTGCTACATACCCCATGCAATGTTCGGCCCTGCGTAAAAATGGTTTTGTCATGTTGAAGGGCAGGCCGTGTAAAATTGTAGAAATGTCCACATCTAAAACTGGCAAGCATGGTCACGCCAAGGTGCATTTAGTTGGAATTGATATATTTTCAG GCAAAAAATATGAAGATATTTGCCCATCCACACACAACATGGATGTGCCTCACGTAAAACGTGAGGACTATCAATTAACTGACATCTCAGATGACGGTTACTTGTCCCTCATGTCTGACAACGGTGAAATTCGTGAGGACCTTAAAGTACCAGACGGTGAAGTCGGCGCTCAATTACGTTCTGAATATGATGCTGGCAAAGATATTTTGTGCACTGTATTGAAATCCTGTGGAGAAGaa